The genomic DNA CTCATCTGGAGCTCCATCTAAAGCTATCAAATAACCTTTAATGTTGGTAAGAGGAGTTTTTAGTTCATGACTTACGTTACTTATAAAGTTTTTTTGTATCTCACTTGCATTACGTCTATTAGTTATATCTTTTATCGTTATTAAAAATTCATCTCTAAATTCTATAACTTTAAAAGTAACTAAAAAATATCTTTTTATACTCTGAATATATACCTCTTCTGAAATAGATATTTTCTGATTTATCCCCTTTTTTATAATATCTATAATCTCTATATATTTTATAGCTACCATATACTTTTGTCTTTTAAAATCAACTATATCTTCTAATACATTGTTTTTAACTTTAAATCTTCCTTCAGAATCTAAAAGTCCAATAAAAATATCTATAGAATCTATAACTAGAGAAAGAGTCTGCCTTTCATGATCAAGAGTTTTTATATTCTCTAGATTTTTCTTTTGCCATTCTTTTAATACTGTCCATAATTCAAAAAACCATTTTTCTTCTTTTATATAATTAGCAGTTGAATTTTCTCCACTTTTTAAAAAACTTTTCATAAGATTTATTTTTTTATAAAAGTCTCTTTTTATATAATTTCTGTAAAAAAAGTGTATTGCAAAATTTAATATTAGAAAAAACAATATCTGTAGTGCTAAAAATTTTACAATCTCTTGTTTTTCTTTTGTGTAATTTCTAGCTATTCTGATTATAAAAGATTCTCCATATTTATTTTTAAAAGTAGTCGTATAATATGCAAAAGTTGGTCCTAAAGTTTTACTTTTTCGTATATCAAAACCTTCTCCTACATTTAATGCTTCCTCTACTTCTTTTCTATCTAAATGATTATCCATATAGTCTTCTCTAGATATATTTTGAGAATCAAACTCTACCTTTCCATAAGGATTTATAAGAGTAAATCTTATGCCACTATTTTCAAAAAGTTCTCCATATTTCTCATGAGGATAGTCTTTTGCCACTATTTTTACAAATATAGTATCTTGTTTTAAAGTTGCTTTTACTCGTTGCTTGTAAAGATTAGATAAAACATTTGAATTTAAATAAACAAATATTCCCTCTAAAAGAAGGATAAAAATAAGAGTTACTATCTCTTTTCTT from Fusobacterium hominis includes the following:
- a CDS encoding sensor histidine kinase, coding for MAKDYPHEKYGELFENSGIRFTLINPYGKVEFDSQNISREDYMDNHLDRKEVEEALNVGEGFDIRKSKTLGPTFAYYTTTFKNKYGESFIIRIARNYTKEKQEIVKFLALQILFFLILNFAIHFFYRNYIKRDFYKKINLMKSFLKSGENSTANYIKEEKWFFELWTVLKEWQKKNLENIKTLDHERQTLSLVIDSIDIFIGLLDSEGRFKVKNNVLEDIVDFKRQKYMVAIKYIEIIDIIKKGINQKISISEEVYIQSIKRYFLVTFKVIEFRDEFLITIKDITNRRNASEIQKNFISNVSHELKTPLTNIKGYLIALDGAPDEMRNKFMKVIKENVEKLENIVLDFLNISKIESSNLLNIERVSIDNIINRVDSILQVLIEKKNGKVDYNVRLKNQKNIVKMDVNRVVTILKNLIENGLIYNKNENPEIEVEITEIDDRYIFNVSDNGIGIPASEQYKVFDRFYRVDKSRNRNSGGTGLGLSIVKSLVEQCGGKITVKSSENRGTTFKFFILKDKN